TGCTGGTGTAAATGTCATCCAGTCAGAAGAATAATTTACAGCTCTGATCAAAAGCACAAATTCTTCAGTTCTATGTTGTTATACTCCGAACCCTTTCTGTTCAACACAACTCAGGGAAGCAGCCTGGATCTCACCCCTGACCCCCAAAAGCACGTCAAAAAACATGACACATACCCACAGCcagacaaaaagacacacaaacaacggAAAAAAGGTTGTAAAACTACAGTATATGACGATGTGGTGTATACCATGGTTaacattcactttttttccttgcttgttttatattgttctttgttttcttcctaATTTATAGAATTTTTAAAAGTGGGTTTTGTGCACTAATGTCTCAATAAAGTGAAACCGCTGTGAAGCttgaatttatttttttccttttttttgtgggcCAAATTTACTAACGACCTGAAATCTAACACGGGCCTGCTTGAGGGAGCTTTTATTTCAAGTATTTCACTGAGAGGATGACACCATTTCCACGACTGTGATGTTGTCCCGTACATATTGAAAGTATCTGACAGACAAACTGTGAACTCCGCTGATGTCCCCCTGACATGCAAAGAAGGGCTGGTGGCCTTGATCGTCAACGAGTCGCATCCCAACATAGAAGCTGATACGAGCAAACTATCTCAGATGTGGTTATCCCATATTTTTTACAGTCTTTGTCTTTCTATTGATGCCTGTGCCACTCTCTGCATTGGGTACTTAAATGTAGATCAAAGATCACGTATCCTTAACAAGCCAGCCATAGGAAAGAGTGAACACGTTCATATCATTCTTACAGCCCTGTCATTTAAATCTGTAGTTTACACAGCatccacatgcacacagagcCCGTCTAGCCCTTTCAGGTTAGCACTGTGCCCCGACAACTTTCACAATGCCTTTTCTTTGTCCTCCTCTGGGAGCAATGGCTTGAGGATCAGAGTTGAGTCATGAGATCCCAGTTCAGGTGGGTTTCTTTCTGCTTGGTGTTTATACATCAGTGGCCGCGATGAAGTGGATACGAGACCTGGATGCTACTGAAAGAAACGGGTTCTGCACGCTATCAACAcagggaaagaagaaaaacatgtgtAAATCAAGAAATGATTGAATGTGTTTTGTCCTGTGGTGCCTGGGCAGCCTGGAACTAACCTTTGGTGGAGACCTTTGGACTGGTCGCTGTGTACAACAGCACACGGTCACTATTTAATTCCAAACTGCTGCTTATGTATATTTGGCTCCAAAATGAAAAAGGGAATATGCAGAAATCCCAGGGTTTCCATGTTTTGCTGCCTCTCGACACATAGAAATGAATCcgaatgccaaaaaaaaacatgattttgTTGTACGATTCAGTACTAGTGACACTAGTAGTGGAATGAATTTATTGGTGATTCTTTGTTttgataaaatgaataaatgtttcataattgtatataatatgaaGAATTTCACTTGCAAACATTGGGTTCATTTTGTGTCGTGTTTTAAAGTGAACCTGAAGTTTGATTAGGTTCACAATATACTTTGATTTGCAGAAGGAAAATGCAAAGTGTATGCTGTGTTGATGATTTAtagacattatattatatttgcaTGACACAGTGAATTGATAATGAGAGTACGAGGTACGCAAAAACATTGCGCAAAAAATGGTTTTAACAGATGCCCGAACCATTATTCTGTTCTTTATCATTCTGACAGTGTTACAAAATGACCCCAAGATCATGTTATTTACAAATGTGCATAATGATGTAAATATAtatccttctttttttggggattCAAATAAAGAAGAGTCATGATTGAAAACCGATGAAAATGAgtctcctccacttcctgaCTTGCTTGTTAAAGATAAGTAGCTCAGCGCcaatgtgaatgtttttttgatTATCCGCTTACAATATGAAATCACAACATCTGTTCTTACTCCAAACGCTCTGTACTCATTTATTCGTCTGCAAGTCGTTGGTTTCTACATGTACATGTGGAGGACTGAACAGATGTCCCGGGGAAGCACATCTGTAAGCAGAGGGATCGGCAGGGCCGGTACGGGGACTAGTCCGATCCAGGGTGGTGCTCCTCCTGTCGGTTCTGCACCAGCTCTAGGAGGCCCTGGATCGGCTCCGTCAGGTCATGGTTTGGTATCAGCTGGCTGGCCTGCAGGGCCGTGGTGCCAAATTCCAGTGCctggcacacaaacacagacggaaacaaacacagcagctgcagctgttAGACTCTCCGGGGAGAGTAAAGCTgacttatataataataatatcacggAAAATTGGATTGCAACCTGGTCGGCTTCACTCATCCCACTTAACCCCTTCGACAACCTGATGCGGTCGGTTGTCACACTAACAGGTAaactacagggttcgtacggtcatggaaaacctggaaaagtcatggaattttaaaatggtcatttccaggcctggaaaagtcatggaaaaaaactgaaatcattaaagttttggaaaagtcatggaaatgatggtatattcacatgttcatttacgctgagtttgaaataattaatataaacagatggatttgcatatacagaataaacatttaattaagtgtttaaaggaataaacatgaatagaaatgtttattcttttcatcaaactattgtctcagtcatttgtttcatttaaggtaaactgtatgctttggaattctcattttttgaattcaaaattctctaaattgttcatgtttataccgagatttcagtttggtcgtggaaatttggtttaaagtcctggaaaagtcatggaaacgtcatggaaaagttatggaaaagtcatggaaatccattggtcaaaatgtgtaagaaccctgaaacTACCACGAGAACATTAGGAGATAAAAGCACTGATTTATACTGTTGACAAAACTATGACCGTGACCTTAGATGGAAACATGCCGGGAACAATGTGGAACTAATTAAGGTTTGCAGTGGCATCCGTGGAATTCCTGCAATTTGTAAACAGCTAGCAGCGTGAATGTGTTACTGAAGTGTTTTGAGTTGTATCCAACCAGAGCTCCCTCAGTAGTGACTACCCAGGCTGctgtgtatttttattgttgtttttaatttcaataaatgtcatgagcaggggtccccaaactttttcctaagagggccacataacgtttgccttgtctgctcccttcatcaccagcaccaccagtgTCTAGACTCCAGGGGGGATTAGGCCGTATCTGACCTCAGCATCACTGCCCCTCTGTTATCCTTCAGGACGCAGTCCATTcgccaaagactttgcactGTTCAATTGTTATGCACGTGTAATATATTGCAGTTACATTTCGaattatatgatatgatattcctttattcgtcccacagtggggctCATTATCATCAGATAAGtatctcctgattgaaatgtaatAGCCGACAACACCCTCCATATTGATGAAGGCAGGTAAACAATGACTATCACTGTGGAGATGAAAGAGACTGTTCAATGAGGCCCTCACGGTGAGTAAGGTACCTTGGCACAGGCCTGGCCTGGTGAGtccttgtcctcattcctacAGCTGCCAGTGTGCCACTCAAAGAGGGGGTAAGTAACTGTGCTATGCTGCTTAACATGTCGACCTTGGAGAAAAGTCACCGTTTTAAAAGAGTTTTGAAACTCTGGTGTGGTTGGAATACCAAAACACTCCAATTGTATTTGCGCCAGCTGTACCAACCCACCAAACAACCAGATAGAAACAGGCCTGTGAAACAATAGAgcacataaacagatacagTAGTAGTCTCCCTGCCTGGTGTTGTgtctgtttatatgtatatgttatatGCTTGCACTTTGCCATAAGTGTGCCAATATTTCAATCTCCACGATGCATGGGACCCACTCAATCTAGATCCCACCAAGGTCTTAAGTCTGTGGCAGTCACCTCACTGGGACAGGACGTCCTGTTCAACCAGTACatggacacggacacacacacacacacacacatacacttcatCCCACATCTAAAGCGATGCGGTTTTCACACACAAATAGCCTCCAAAGCATTACAGACACTGGAGGAAGTCAGAGAATCGAGACAGTCAGATCAACTCCCGCTAATTCCCACCTCATCTTTATGGCTTTACCAATTAGGAGATAATCCCACCCAGAGCACGGCCGTCCAAAGTGCGTGCATAAAGGGGAAATTGTAACtgtgtcactgtgtcaaacCAAACCTTTGTTGCCTGGACACCTCGTCAGGTGACTCACCTTTTGGGAGTCTCCTCTGAGGAACCACAGCATGGCCAGGCAGTGGGCCACCAGTGCAATCTGAGCCGAGTCTTTCAAGGAGTAGTTTTGCTCAAACTCCAACATGGCTTTTAACATTAGCCGGGCTTCGCCTGATTGAAAGTCAAGGATACAAACAAAGGGCAATGTATATTTGAAGATTGGAACATCTCATTCATTAAATAGTAATCAACATAAATTCTGGTCTGTCTGCATCTTCTGTATAGTTTGTTTAAGCTTTCCACATCAAATGTTCCTTGGTAAACATCCCAGTTGGAAATTGCATGGCAGCTAACAAGCTTAGAGTCGTATGTGGGGCTGTAGCTGCGATCGAGGGTCGTGGTGCGGATGCTGCACAGCCAGAGACGTGTCCGCACTGGTCTCTGGTCAGCCCTAAGCATGCTCGTGTAAATCTGGGGTTTATCTTTCGGATTGCACAGCAAGACAGCTCAGATAAACATAGGCACTCTGTGATACGCCAATGAAGATCCCTGCTGTTTAGCAAGGGGAGAAAATGATGGATAGGTGAATTCATTTTATGATTCTTTCGGTTTAAATAGTGCGGTAGAATTGGATGGATCCTAAGTGTGTGCATTTTGTTGGGGTTCTATATTACGTTTAAAGTGTGCATATTTGATGACAATACGTACCATGAGAGGGCTCCAACACCATGTCAGGATTTTGGGGGTGGGTCTCGAGGAGTTTGGTAAAATGGCAGTGCCAAATTGTTGCCACCTACAATATGAGCGATATAAGATAAGCCAAGCGACACATCAACAAAAACAGATTCGGCAAAATTGCCTCATGCTTCATCCCATCAGTTTTCTGTTACCTTAGAGTACATGGAATGAGCAATGGGAATCTTCTCCTGTTTGGCAAATACATTCGCCAGGAGAAAGTAGCCAGCACAGGTGGGTGGGGTATCCAGACCATACGCCTCACAGGCAAAGTATATCTGAAATGAAATCTGagaaattagtttttttctccACTGTATTTTCATATGGAGTTTTCATAGAGATTTTCAATGTCGGTGGGCGTACATGACACAAAAAGAACAGAAATAGTGCATATCCTGAGGGATCAACAATGTCCACCACCATGCTGTTCTGATCTCACGCAGATTCAAGAAGTATTTACACAAGTTCATCTGTGAACATAGTGCGGGAACTTGTGCAGAGTTGTGGCATCATGTTGCTTCTCAGAATGCATATAAAGTAACTGAACAGTTGAAAATACTGAATGTACTCAGGACATTTCTGGCGAGGGAGCTACTTGTGACACAGACATCATGTGCAAAGTGAAAGCGAGCCGCGTCCAGGTCTCCAGTCGCTGTGTTGAGGCGGCCCAGGCCCCTGTGCACCCCTTGGTGGACCGAGTGATCTGTGCTCTCCATCGACGCCCAATCTGCCTTTGACAGGAACTCCCTTACCAGGGAGAGTTCACCCAAACCTGGaaagtacaaatacacacattaaaTATCCTACCGgggaaggagaaaggagacaaTTTGAGCCGAGAAACCATGTTTTGCTCTTTCCTCACCCATGTTGACCTCGGCCATTAGCAGATAGGCGGGGACCATTTGGACCGCTCTGGGGGGGTAGACCGCACAGGAACAGTGCAGGCAGAACACGGCGGCAGGGAGAGCCTCCTGGTGGTTCTCCTCAGACAGCTTGCTCTGAGCCACCGACCTCGAGATCTTCATCAGCTCCACCTTAGTAGGGAACCAAAACCAAAGGACCCGTCAGGTTGTTCCTACCCTTCAATAATTCACTTTTTACTGACAGCAATCACAGGAATATTCCATATAAGCTTGAATAACACGAGTGTAACATCCAGACATTGATCACTGACGATGGACCCGGCTCTGGAAACAGTGACAGCCCAACTAAGAAGCAAACATGTTTTGAGTAGTTGACTGCACTTATGTCAGTCACAGCTCAGTTAAAAGACCCAAAGGGGTAGAACTGAGACTAAAGAAGTGCAggcatgtcctctgtcctctttctcCTGTTATCCCTCTACGcttatcttttttgtgtttcATGACTTTTTCACTCAGCTTAGAAAGTAGCAAAGATCCAAGGTTCTTGTGTTTTACCATTACTGTTTTCTCAGAGATAATTACATACATTTGTGAGAATCCATGCTGTTTTATTCTCGTTAGACAGTTAACTCTACCACGTCATTGTCTGCTCCAGGTTTGGATATGGCATTTGAATTTAATATTACAACAGCTAAAACAAAAAACCTGGAAGCGAAACTCAAGGCTATTTGAACAAACTTGATGGATCGGAGACAGACTTctgagaggaaaataaaaaaatggcttGTAGATAGTTTTTAGAATCCATGTTTTTCTTTGCATTTTCCTGGACAGTGAGACACGTGAACTAGACTCAGACTCAACACaagatgtctctgtgtgtgtgtgtgtgtgtgtgtgtgtgtgtgtgcgtgcgcatgtgCTCCCAGTGCATCACAGAGATCCTCACCTTATCAACCTCTGGTTTGAGCAAATGACAGACTTTCTTATGGATCCCCACCCAGTCCTCCTGCTGGTGCCTTTCAGTACTGAGGGATACATAACATTTGTTGGAAATGACTGCAACTTCAAGTCATGTTTGTATTCCCAAACTGACTT
The genomic region above belongs to Pseudoliparis swirei isolate HS2019 ecotype Mariana Trench chromosome 9, NWPU_hadal_v1, whole genome shotgun sequence and contains:
- the zmynd12 gene encoding zinc finger MYND domain-containing protein 12; the protein is MQAEGRGMKKALQVTQLALPRGQHRLCGLCQKPAYLQCSGCRVTCYCTERHQQEDWVGIHKKVCHLLKPEVDKVELMKISRSVAQSKLSEENHQEALPAAVFCLHCSCAVYPPRAVQMVPAYLLMAEVNMGLGELSLVREFLSKADWASMESTDHSVHQGVHRGLGRLNTATGDLDAARFHFAHDIYFACEAYGLDTPPTCAGYFLLANVFAKQEKIPIAHSMYSKVATIWHCHFTKLLETHPQNPDMVLEPSHGEARLMLKAMLEFEQNYSLKDSAQIALVAHCLAMLWFLRGDSQKALEFGTTALQASQLIPNHDLTEPIQGLLELVQNRQEEHHPGSD